In Thiomonas arsenitoxydans, the genomic stretch GGGGCGACACACAGATTGTTGAAATCGCCCACGCAATCGGTGATGCGGATGATCTTGGCGCCGAAGTCGGGATCGGTGACGGTGGCCCCTTTCGCGGGTTTCGACAAAGCGCTGTAAGGCACGGGTGACTTGCCGTACTGGGTGAGCCCTTTGGACAGGTCGGTGCCCGGCGGCACGGTAACCGGCGTAGAGGTGGCCGCAGGGGTGACCGAGTTCGACGCTGTTCCTTGGCTGCCCGTTACGGGGGCCGTCTGATTTCCCGCAACCTGGGATGTCGAGCCACTGCTGGCACCCGCGCCCCCTCCGCCGCCACAAGCCGCCAGTGAGCCCAGCGCGGGCAGGGAAAAGAGAGACTTCTGAATGAAACGACGACGGGATTGCTGCATAAAACGACTCCTGGAACTTGGCCGCGCTCGACAAAAGCAAACGCAGACCCGTGACAAACAAGCGCCATGACCTATACCGTACGAACGCGGAAACAAGTCTGCCCGGGAGGGTGTGAAATCTTCACGCTATTCGCCCCACAAAAAGGCACTTTCCCCCCAATTTAGGGGGTGCATGGGGCTGTCGTCTATATCCAGATGTAATAGTCGCTACCAAAGAAACAAATCACTGCTGCTGACACACCGTGTTGGTGTTCTGCAGGAAGTTGGTCACCGTGGCCTGGCGGCCTTTGAACCACACCTGGAAAGCGCTGTTGCGATAGCGGGCGCCGTCGGCGGAGACGGTCTGATCCAGGGTGAGATTGCCCAGTGCGGTTTGCAGGCTGACCGACACATCGCCGAAGGTGGCGATGAAAGAGCTGCCGTCCTGGCAGTTGAAGCGCACGGCGCCCGGCGGCAGGGCGGGTGCACTGGGCTGCGGCATCGAAACTTCAGGCGCGGGCGCGAACTGCGGCGCAGCGGGCGCGCTTGCGGCCGGGGTCACCCCGGCAGGCCCCAGGGGCTGCACGGTGATGGGCGCGGCAGGGGCCAGCGGCTGGGCTTCGCTCTGGGGCGCTTGCGGAGTGACGGGGGCGTAGGTCGACGGCGGCACCGTGACGCGCGGCGTTGGCGGATTGAGTTGCTGCACCGGAACGGGCTGGTTGAGGTTGACCGGCGTGGCGCATCCCGCCAGGGTCAGCGCACCGAGGGCCGCAAGTG encodes the following:
- a CDS encoding MliC family protein — protein: MNRQKHTFVLRLSAVGAATLAALGALTLAGCATPVNLNQPVPVQQLNPPTPRVTVPPSTYAPVTPQAPQSEAQPLAPAAPITVQPLGPAGVTPAASAPAAPQFAPAPEVSMPQPSAPALPPGAVRFNCQDGSSFIATFGDVSVSLQTALGNLTLDQTVSADGARYRNSAFQVWFKGRQATVTNFLQNTNTVCQQQ